The Oxyura jamaicensis isolate SHBP4307 breed ruddy duck chromosome 3, BPBGC_Ojam_1.0, whole genome shotgun sequence genome segment ACTGCTTTGCTTTAGCTATACCTTCTGGCTTTTATTCCTCTAAATGAGAAGTTGACATTTTACTAGACAAATTTTTAGCCACTATAAATTGAATTTCCGTgactatttttaatgaatttaaaatatcaaaagtaAAATTAGAACCCTtcaatatataaatacaaaggaaatcaggttaTATTTTAATCTGCTTAAACACGATTTGTgatggcatttatttttctcatttgactGCTGACttactgtataaataaaatataaaaaaaacagtagtgaTGGCTTCctatctttttcccttttaacttTACTATTGCTCCATAGCACATTATCAACTCTCACCTCCTTGCATGGGAATTTTCCCAGCAGAAGTCTTCAGTGGGTACTGATCAGGGACaagcaactatttttttttttttttccttcctataaAGCAGGTCAGGAACATAGACAATAGACACAGCAAAACCAGGTGACACACATTACTTTCCACATAACCTTCAAGAGTATGTGGCAACGAGTGCCTTGCCAGCAGCAAGAGATGACTCAAAGATTAACTGAGGGGCAGGGTGATGGAACTGCTGCAAGATGTTCTAATAAGGCTTTGCAAACAACTTTGCGAGGTTCTTTCCATCCTCTTAAGCTGCTCTGAACCCTCGAGCGATCAGGATGATGCAGCAGAGCTTCCTCCCCTCTTTCCAACAAGTAACAGCAGCTCACAGAGCCTATTTGGCATTTGAGCTGGCTCCAgattcttctcctcttccagttTCTCTTAGAAGGGCCTTTTATGGCCATGTgatgctggggaagggagcGTCTTTAGGGTTTATCCTGTTCTCTCTGGGGTTCCTGGTGTACTGCCAGTTCCACACGAGTGCATGCTGCTTTTTGTGGTCTGACCAGTGATTCAGCATAAAACAAGTAACAATTAATCAGAGCATTCCCAACTAACACTAGTGTCGGAGGGAGACTGACTGAAGGCAATGGAGAAGACAACAGTCCTTCACCCCTGCAGCAGTGGGAGTCATTCCCGTTACCTTAACTCAGGTTCTAGGACCAAATTCTGTCAGCTGTCTCTGCCTGTTCATTTAAAACCTTAACAAAACTACCTCCAGAGCTGTTTCACTTTGGCACTCTTCAGGCTCCACATACAAGAGGCAGGTAGTAAAGCACTCGGCAAGCTCGGGAAATGTTTACTTactctttccaaacaaaatgCTTCTGGTAATGCTGACAGAAAACACTCCCATTCTCttcagagcaggcagctgcGATTTTCACCactaacagtttatttttagagcACCTTTGGACAAgtcaaaagaaaatcttcacgAGCAGAGCTACTGATTTAAAATGGATTCCAAACACAAACCAAGGTTGTGGTGCAGTTTTATATCTAAAGAACACTGGGGTAAGTGTTTAAGCAACACAACACGTGCATATTACTCCCTGATACAATTGATGGCACTACTGCTATAAAGACCTTggaattaatttgaaaaaggTTAATTTAATGTCATTTTATCACACTACAAAACTCAGAAGGATAAATATTGCTTCTGGTTACTAACAGAGAATTTTTCCCTTAAGAATCTTCTCAATTATGAAGCTAAGAAACATCACTGAATAAAAAGCTACTGCCCCCTTCATTTGGtgcaagatttttattttagttgatTTGACTGTGAATCTATCTGTAGGGTACCcaaatgaaattttactttaaaatacatccataatgaaaatgaacagttaTTTGTGTGTTGTTAGACTGGAAAGAccttctgaaaaagaagaggCTTTTCTACAGCAAAGTGCAAAATGCGATGTCCATACATAAGGTAATGtactcaaaataaaaaacagaacactgaGAAACAGAACAATAAACCTAATTTTTGGTTTACATAAtggaatgtttttcttgtttctaacAGACTTGACAAAATGACCGGGGTATTTAAGGAAGGGTAAGAGCAGGAGATTTTAGTTTgtattcagattttcttctttttttttcctttttttctggcttttggTTTTTGCAATGGATGGCAGTCAATTTACTACAAGTCCCAATGGTACAAActtccctctgcctttctcccctctcttcACCCCCCCAAAACTCGGAATGACTTAACCATGAAGCATAAAACCAGTGTGGCATTGTACAACTTAGCCTGCTATATTCATTTAGCCTACAGTGTCACAcctatgaaaacaaacacacacagtatGTGAGAAAGTTTTATCATTTTAGAATCAAAATATcccttaaaatatttacattttacagtaaaaaggatagcaaaacacaaaataatgtaCAAGCTTAGGTATTCAAGTTTTTGAAGCATGGAAAGTGGTGGGAGAAATGAATCAACTACCACAAATCATATTTTCAAGAACTTAggttaaaaatgctttcttattAAAACAAGTGCAGTTTAAAGCAATAACAATTGAGCAGCTCAGCCTTCCAATTTCTGGTCACAAACTGCTTTAGATGCTTAGGAAATACTTGAAAAACTGATGAAATAcacttgaattattttattgtactactgaataatttaaaaaactcTTCACATCGCCGAGCATATTATATTTTGTTGTAGTATGTGTGGATTCTGAGGCTTTGCTACAATCCTTAAAAAGAGTGCAATTTAAAAAGAAGGTTATCGTATgaaattcatctttaaaattatCAGAGCAtcttaaaacagaagagaacacAAATTACCAAAGGCAGCGACTATATTGCAGACTTGACTAAAGCCAACTTTATCAGCTAAGAAAATTTCTAAGCCTTTATTGcatattaataaaagaaatctttaaaattttgaatataCAGCAAtgtaaaatctttaaaaatattaaactccTACTTCTAGCGATAGTTGgtataatgaaaaaaaggatGAGTATTGGTACACTGAGTGGTACCAAAACACAGACTTGTTTCTGCAAAACACcaacactgaataaaaaagaTGGCACAATCctagcaggcttttttttttttttttttatacaaagtTTTACGACATTAATCtaacagtttatttaaataggattttaaaagaCTGCCTGCATCTTTTTAccttttgcttttagttctgtCACTGTGGTCCCTATGTCTATCTCTGTTCTTTTCACTTTCTCGTTCTCTATGCTTCTCTTtacttttctccctctccttatCTTTTTCTTGATCCTGCTCCTCCGTCTTAGGCTTTTCCgtctttttttctggatttctaGTCTCTCTGGGGCATTTTCCATCAGCACCCCTATCACTGTGTGGAAGTCgcaatttttctttgtctctatGTCCTTCCTCTCtactctttctctctctctctttttcctggtTTCTGTCTCTGCgtctgtttctttcagaatcTTGCTCccagtatttttcattgttccactctttttcttgtctttctttcttttggtgcTGAGAGTCACTATAAAACCTTTGTCTGTGttgatcattttttcctctactgAACCCTCTCTCCAATTGCTGTTCTTGTCTGCCCCAAGGATCGCTATGACGTCTTTCTGGTCTCCTACTGTctttactctgaaaaaaatttTCTGGCCCCAAATATCTGGATTGTTTGTGAGGCACTGGTAGCCCTTGTGCAATGGGTCCAGCATAGTGTGGTGGCTGACCTGATAAATGAGCTACAGGTGGCCATGGCATCATCGGATTTTGAGGAAAGCCAAagcctggaggaggaagaagtggaGGTGGTAAATGAGGAGGAAATCCAAACATAGGGTTGGTTTGTGGAGGAAAGTTATGAGGTGTAGGAGCCTGAAACTGAAATCCAGGTGGGTTAGACTTAGGATGCTGAAAATTCTGTTGTGGAGGTCTAACAGATGAGAAGCTGCCAGGGCTTGGGACTTTGGACATAAACTCTGAACGAGAAGAATTTTCAGCTTCAAAATGAGATGAAGTTGCTGCTGGTCCTCTTCTAAATGAGTTTACTGTTTCAATGTTTTGCATCAGTGCATCTTCCTGGGACTGTTTGGTATCTTCTGCTTGCGATGCACTTGCATTATCTGCTTTTGTTGCAGTTGAACTGCACTGCATCTCATTTGTTTGTGCATCAGTTTGATACAAGTTTAATCCCATTTCTCCAGAAGATTTATTCTCTTGTTCCATTTGTTCGTTTCCTGAAACATTCTGTCGGTCTTCATTTTTGCTAACATCCCcttccttgttttctgaagcaCTAGTCTGCTGGCTTCGTCCAGCTGCCTGTCGGGGGTCTCTCTTAAGGTTAATAAATTGTGGCGATTTAGAAGTATTAGCAGTGGCACCTTCAGCAGAGCTTGCATTACCATTGTTCtcgtttttttttcctgcacttgatgaagaagaaaagttgGAATTTGTTGTCTTTCTAATTTCCTGTGCAGTATTATCTTTGTCAGGCAATTGCCGCTTTgaatcattttctttactttcttcagtttctttattcTGTGACTGAGCAGATAAATTTGCTAAAAATGCTTCTGTAGAGACATCAGGAGGCTTTCCCTTTAGACTAAGTCCTATCAAAGTTCCAGCACTCCTTGCAGAACTTGAGGTCCCTATAACTGCTGCATCCCCAGGTGCAGTAGCATTAGTGGATTCTTGTGTATCATCTGAACTAGCCTTTGTCTCACTAACTTCAGTAGTTACTTCAGCAACAtccatattttcttcatttgaagttgtttgttcatttaataAAGGTATGTCTTCACTGGGACTCTTCTCCGGCTTACTTTGTTCATATGCCTGCCCTGTTGTACCCAACAGGCTTTGAAGAATATCATCCACTGGCAATGGTTTATTTGCTAGCTCCAGCGTGGAAGGCTGATTCTCCCACCCAACCAAGACTCCAGGAAGAAATCGGAGAGGCTTTGGTGGTTCATGTTTTGTACTTTCCACCAATGGTTCAATTACTGCTGAAAGATCATCTGTATTAGATTGCTGAGGTTTGTTTCTCTGCTTGTGTAGCACTGCtgtgaaggaattaaaaaaatcattttcctcttcttcttctagTACCAGCTCATTATGAGAGACCTCAGGTTTGTTtggcttgcttttcttctctggcGGCAAGCTACTCAAGGTACTTTCAGAAGCTTCATCCACAAAACTACTAGTAACACTTGCTACAGCAGTAATctgtctcttcattttctgccGAATTATCAATCCCAGTAATAAATTTGGTCGATGCAATTCAATCCCTGCACAAAATTGTAACAGCAAATTATCATCTACTCATGTTTTGGTTAAGGCaatcatttttaacaaaaataacccACATACTTATATATTATAGAAATTATACACTTTATGACATTTGAGATTTCCATCATTAAGCAGaacaaacaatatttataaTCAAAACAATTTCCAACATGAAAATTATGCCTTCAACCATTGcaaattaaaattgctttaaatacTTTATCACCCAGTATAACTTCCAAATACAGAACACAAGACTGTTATAAAGGACATATAgtcatgtaagaaaaaaaaaaaaaaagttaaacactATTTTAGTCTAAGTGAGAgcaaagaacaacagaaaaataataatataacacTTGCAACTATGAAGTCTTGTAATCAATTTGTGTTGGATGCATTTCCTCAAAGGTTTGACTAAGACTGACTTTCCAAAATGCTTCCCTCATTCCAGAAGGGCACCATGGTTCAATGTCTACTATTCTCTCTTCCCTATGCAATTTGTTCTGTCTAATTTAGGgtattgcaaagaaaatgatgaCTTGTAGCTTATCCCATCTTAGTTTCATCCCTGCCTATCTAAAATGAAATCATCTGCAAATTTTTtaataaccaaaataaattgACACAAAAGAGCTCAAGAACTCAGGTGTAAGCAACAAATGACAAACATTTCAggagctttttatttcttgcccatctgtttttaaactttttgtgtctgtttttctttccccttccctttttaa includes the following:
- the PHF3 gene encoding PHD finger protein 3 isoform X4 codes for the protein MDVKLQRKSCFRFMVGCGRCDDWFHGDCVGLSLSQAQQMGEEDKEYVCVKCCAEEDKKAECFDQSLLDTQVKLESHREEKAVECEKPGMSKQAPTCNLNVTTEKTKQTEDAGKHKVKIFRRESGDGKNLPESRDSDTKKGQHVPTRKATQTAVIPRRSSDEKSEKNSKESLSMVEKSTKSGVHEKQEIKKKKNEKGSISATHLPAVPASKPSADQIRQSVKQSLKEILMKRLTDSSLKIPEERAAKVATRIERELFSFFRDTDSKYKNKYRSLMFNLKDPKNNILFKKVLKGEVTPDHLIKMSPEELASKELAAWRLRENRHTIEMIEKEQREVERRPITKITHKGEIEIESETPMKEQEVMEIQEPNMLKMFEKTEEADKDKEGNESATPDTTSQHKNHLFDLNCKICIGRMAPPTDDISAKKVKVSVGVARKQSDNEAESIADALSSTSCILASELLEDDKQDLSKSFSPLPKSETPGTVECESLFLARLNFIWKGFINMPSVAKFVIKAYPVSGSFEYLTEDLPDSIQVGGRISPHTVWEYVEKIKASGTKEICVVRFTPVTEEDQISYALLFAYFSSRKRYGVAANNMKQVKDLYLIPLGSSDKVPHHLVPFDGPGIELHRPNLLLGLIIRQKMKRQITAVASVTSSFVDEASESTLSSLPPEKKSKPNKPEVSHNELVLEEEEENDFFNSFTAVLHKQRNKPQQSNTDDLSAVIEPLVESTKHEPPKPLRFLPGVLVGWENQPSTLELANKPLPVDDILQSLLGTTGQAYEQSKPEKSPSEDIPLLNEQTTSNEENMDVAEVTTEVSETKASSDDTQESTNATAPGDAAVIGTSSSARSAGTLIGLSLKGKPPDVSTEAFLANLSAQSQNKETEESKENDSKRQLPDKDNTAQEIRKTTNSNFSSSSSAGKKNENNGNASSAEGATANTSKSPQFINLKRDPRQAAGRSQQTSASENKEGDVSKNEDRQNVSGNEQMEQENKSSGEMGLNLYQTDAQTNEMQCSSTATKADNASASQAEDTKQSQEDALMQNIETVNSFRRGPAATSSHFEAENSSRSEFMSKVPSPGSFSSVRPPQQNFQHPKSNPPGFQFQAPTPHNFPPQTNPMFGFPPHLPPPLLPPPGFGFPQNPMMPWPPVAHLSGQPPHYAGPIAQGLPVPHKQSRYLGPENFFQSKDSRRPERRHSDPWGRQEQQLERGFSRGKNDQHRQRFYSDSQHQKKERQEKEWNNEKYWEQDSERNRRRDRNQEKERERKSREEGHRDKEKLRLPHSDRGADGKCPRETRNPEKKTEKPKTEEQDQEKDKEREKSKEKHRERESEKNRDRHRDHSDRTKSKR